The following proteins are co-located in the Paludibaculum fermentans genome:
- the grpE gene encoding nucleotide exchange factor GrpE: MEKDTTNAEALPTLDGEDVAAISDASAQLEALVAQRDQLEKEKAELNARLLRLAAEFDNFRKRTEREKAEAIEYGSYDALKALLPVLDDFERAQKMEVADSEYARGMALIYQRMAEAMRKLGLEPIESEGKPFDPNIHFAIDRCESPDVDVDTVVAEYQRGYIFKSRLLRAAMVKVAVKG; encoded by the coding sequence ATGGAGAAAGATACAACCAACGCCGAGGCTCTGCCCACACTCGATGGAGAGGATGTGGCCGCCATTAGCGATGCCTCCGCGCAGCTTGAGGCTCTGGTTGCCCAGCGCGATCAACTGGAAAAGGAAAAAGCCGAATTGAACGCCCGCCTGCTTCGGCTGGCGGCGGAATTCGACAACTTCCGCAAGCGTACGGAGCGGGAAAAAGCGGAAGCGATTGAGTATGGCTCTTACGACGCCCTCAAGGCGCTGCTGCCCGTGCTCGACGATTTCGAACGCGCCCAGAAGATGGAAGTCGCCGACTCGGAGTATGCGCGCGGCATGGCGCTCATCTACCAGCGGATGGCGGAAGCGATGCGCAAACTGGGCCTGGAACCCATTGAGTCCGAAGGCAAGCCATTCGACCCCAATATTCACTTCGCCATCGACCGCTGCGAATCCCCCGATGTCGACGTCGACACCGTCGTTGCTGAGTATCAGCGTGGCTACATCTTCAAGAGCCGCCTGCTGCGCGCGGCCATGGTGAAAGTCGCGGTGAAGGGTTGA